GTTACTACCAGCCGTCTCACATAATGTCACTAGGCCACCGAAGATGGCTCTGATCTTGCCTGCTAGGAGTGGTAACGGtaagttcaaaataatattacaatcatcttttattttatatgagttTCAATTATATTTCCGAATAGAAGTGCTTCACGTTACACAGTAATTTCAACTCTAAACTAGCAAACATAAAGTTCGTTGTTACTAACAcgtattttcattattaatttcagATTCTCTAATGAATGACCACGTAACGCTGATGCAGATTGACTGTTCAGTCGTCAATACAACGCTAGTCAAGTTAAAATCTGACGCTCTACCAGAAAGCCTAAGGAAACCCACAACCGACCCGACAGTCGAACAAGAAGAGAAACGTGAGAACACTTCaacttattacaaaacaaataatgataatattgatATCAATCTCCTACAAAACTCTAGTAATAGGATATCTAATTattcaaaaaatcaaaatgtgCCACATAAAGTAGATGTAGGCAAAGATGACTTATTTGCCCAGTACTTATTCTCTAAGTACGAAAACTCTAAAGACAGTCCGGCTAAAAGGCCTCGTAGTAAAAAAACTGTTGAGAAAAAAGAAAGTAATAGCACTACAAGTTCAACGtgagtttattatttaaaattcagtaTTTTGTTCTCTACGCTCAAACACCTGATTGGTGGATAAATTGTACAATCAGTACCcttggtacgagtttgctttacgtttaaaggaAAGCGCAtccggcgctttgattggctggCTCAGATGAACCAACAAATCAGACCGCCGAgcgagctctcgtttcgatctcgttaaacgtaaaacaaactcgtactatgcTGTCTAAATGCTTCTCATCGTCACGAGATGACCATGCGTAATATTGAACCAATGTTTGTGTTTACTAATTATGTTACGtccatataatattttatgtataattcGTTTTTATTCATGacacttattattattgaatgttCGTATTACTTCATGCTCTGGAATAGCATTAAGTTCAGGCTAATATATAatctacctaaatatttttgagaGTAATTAGTCTTAAGGGACCTTTTGCCCCAGTGGTGCCTACCACCTGTGAGAGGACTGTGTATCTAGGCAACTACAGGTAGGTTTTAATATCTTCCAGAAAATTCTAATTTAGTTTTGATACTTAATTGTCAACGTGTTCTATTATATCTTACAAAAAagtgttaaaagaaaaatatgttatgCAATAGATTTAGAATGTACATCGATCTCATTATGTCGAAACCACAACgtgtgaaattattattttaatggaatataataatataaatataaacgtaAATTCATAGTAGCGTAGATTTGTCGGAAAATGTGCATTACGTTGTAAAGATAAAGTTGAATTTACTATGACATCAAATCGATGTTTCGACTCTGCGCTAATATGAATTAACCCTTATCTGAAGATATATTTATGTTacagatttattaatattatacttaatcgTAAGTAAAAATAGATGCATAGAGATATAGTTTTTGACAAGCCTAGTTTAATTAAGCCAGATAAAATATACCTGCCTTGGCTGTGTGTATTATTATAGAAGGTTTGTTACTATGTTATGCAATATTCCATTAACTGGTAGAATTATTGATGTATTGGTTCAAAATagcaatattataaaatataatgtaatcacAACTAGTCTCAAGATTTTGTATCAAGGTGTTTAATACGATAATGTGGCAATTTTTAAGAGTTTTATGCAGACTTCTGTGTATTATACTTTGTGACTTTTGCGCTTCCAACCAGGGCTGGTAGTCTCGACAGTGATAACGACAGAAATTCTTCGCTATGACAGAATTTTCACTATCGATAGATTTTTAGCTTTATTATAAATCGATAAGGCTGAAAATCTATGCGAACATTCCCAACTTAGCGACCGAATGATGTCGTTAAAAATGTCGGGACTGTCGGTCCTGCTACGAAATGGTGCGATAGAGAATAAGTTTGTGTTATTCATCAACAGTCCATTATTTTAAGTGTAAGTAATGTAAAGAAATAGTACCTCAATGTAGTTATTTGTTGTCtagtgtataattattttcatcagTGTTTATAACTGGACAGAGAAAATAATTTGGAACCAATGAACTCTTTTTGAGTTTTCAAATTCATGTTACTTAACTATTACTTTCATAATTGTTAATTAGCTATATTATTTAAcagttgtaatatttataactatcaCAAAACTATTCtataatttttgtaacttgttgttttatttttaaataattatgtgtatgttgattttatttcacgggatacttataatttattcttttattttaagtttcttttacataattaattatgcaCGTTTTTGTATAAATACTGACTGTCATAGTATTGTTTTCCGTGAATCAAATATTTAAGTTATATCTAACATGATTTAATAAACTATACTCTAAATATTCCAGTCTATTTTCTTCTAAATAGTCTTTCTAGTCTTGGCGAGGTAATGAACGgcatcataaatataaaacgaaaGATGATTCTAAAATTCTGGATGATAAAAGTAATATTCATTGAAGAATTTGTTATGCAGTAATCAAATAGTATAAGCAAATCAGACTTCGTATAAAACATAGACGAAGTTCAAGAACGCAACTTTAATTTTTCTGTGTACCCAGTTATTGAACGCAACATAAAATGTCACAATCAGCTGTCTGTTCAAGTGTCACATCAAAATATAACctcaaaaatacaaacaaatcaacCGAAGAAACAATATTGTGCTCTACTCTAGAATTGGAGAAAAACATGACTGAATAGTTTCGATttagcataataatattgaaattgcACTAAGCTAGATAAAACACGAAGAATGAATTGCGTACGATTGTTACGACTAGccgaaaaacaaacatttcgagGGTTTCATACAACATTGGCTAGATATGCCTCAAACGCTCCAATTCGTTACATGGAAACCCAAAAGATGTGGAGAGAAAGAGATGGAATATCCAAACGTTGGCAGTTGATATACAAAGCTCCAATGGACACTGCACTTAAGTACGCATCTTCTTACTTAACGGTATCAACGGGTATAATTGGAGCCAGCACTCTGTACTATGCTGCTTTCGTATTTGATAAGGCGGATATGTACAACCCAGTGGTAATCGGAGACAATGTGGTGATTGCTAACAACCCAGTTGAGTGCTTAGTATACCTTGGATCCTTCATTGCATTACATATTGCTATAAAAGTATTAATATCCAGATACGTCATCAGAATGTATCAGGATGGTGACGAATATTTAGCAGTGTTTAGAGGGCACTTCTTTAATAGTATAACTACACACAAGTTTAAATTGaaagattttaaaaagttaaaacctaCTTTCTTTGTCTCCTGGGGTGAGGCTAGGTTTGATCTTGGTAATAAGCATGGCATCATATTAGAGAACTACTTCAAAACACCTGAACATTTTCACTATATGTTGAACAAAAAGAGTTCGGAAAATGCTGAAGAAGAATAATTTGTTaagattacaatatttatgttattatgtatgtagttttaattattagcTTTTGTTGTTACAAGCTATAGAATAAATGTTTTCATATAACATACTcttgttttattgatattacaaTAGGAATACGTGGTCCCTATGTATCTCAACTTTAATGTGTTGTATGCTTGtccatgaataataaataaaaaatattgattatggTTAGTACTTTCGGTCCACTAGGTGGATCGACTACATCATCAAAGTCGCTGCCAGtagatgcaggtggcggcttgtcgttctacacggaggactaagggggaggcctttgttcagcagtggacgtctctcggctgatgatgatgatcatttATATAATGGGGAAAATATGCGTGTCTAAATTAAATAGCTAAACAGAAATCTAGATTTCTGAATATTATACAATTGAGACAAACATAAGCTTATaacataacttttattttgtacactaaaatactaaattacaaTGCAATACAATTAGAATCCTCCATTAAATGCATTATTCCATTTATATCTTGAATCCTTCCTCAATGTCTCTCCATCCATTTTCTTCTCACTCTTATCAAATTGTTCTAAAGATTCAATTTGCTCTGGTTTGGGAGTAATTGACTTGGTAACAATACATTGACCATTTTCCTTCAGAACTGTGTAGTTTATGTCTTCTTTAGTTGGTTCTCCATAAGGAAATACAATCGGTGTAACTTTTATCAAATGTTTTACTTTCCATAGTCTCATGTTTATTTCGggaatattttttactactgTAACAGTATTGTGAcactgaaataaaagtaaagtttaGTGCTCATATTCATACTTATTTCAAGATTATAATTATCCTactcatacataatttatacgAATATTGTTTTTGATGTACTAAACTATAACATAAGGATGTTTCACTTACTTCCTCCAAAATGTTAAATTCCCGAAGGATAGACTTGAGGTAATGCGGCTGGTGTTTACTGGGTTTGATTCGTTCCACTCTAAATAATTTAGTAGGCGTATATTCAGGGTCTTTGTGATCAGGATAtctaaaaagtataatattattgtaaatgaaaataagTATTAACAAGTGGATTTGCTTACACCTGAATAAGTTGATACCTTGGGTAGTACACGATGCCTCCTGGATATCGAATCCCACCCGGTGCTTTGTAGCCTTTCGACCTAATAGTCGAAACTAAGGGGCTTAACACTTTTAAAAGTTGCCCattcattttgatttttctaaaaaccgaagaCCATACAATAACCTCAAATGAAAATAACTCCTATTGACATTTCTAGATAATGGCAACCAACCATGACAGTTGACAGTTGAATTGAAGCTGTTGGATTTAGtattacaatatattaaaattgtttataagGCTATATTTGCAgcgataaaattaattgtaagaaattaatattgttcattcaatttgtactat
The genomic region above belongs to Spodoptera frugiperda isolate SF20-4 chromosome 12, AGI-APGP_CSIRO_Sfru_2.0, whole genome shotgun sequence and contains:
- the LOC118262635 gene encoding 39S ribosomal protein L30, mitochondrial, which codes for MNGQLLKVLSPLVSTIRSKGYKAPGGIRYPGGIVYYPRYPDHKDPEYTPTKLFRVERIKPSKHQPHYLKSILREFNILEECHNTVTVVKNIPEINMRLWKVKHLIKVTPIVFPYGEPTKEDINYTVLKENGQCIVTKSITPKPEQIESLEQFDKSEKKMDGETLRKDSRYKWNNAFNGGF
- the LOC118262532 gene encoding uncharacterized protein LOC118262532, giving the protein MNCVRLLRLAEKQTFRGFHTTLARYASNAPIRYMETQKMWRERDGISKRWQLIYKAPMDTALKYASSYLTVSTGIIGASTLYYAAFVFDKADMYNPVVIGDNVVIANNPVECLVYLGSFIALHIAIKVLISRYVIRMYQDGDEYLAVFRGHFFNSITTHKFKLKDFKKLKPTFFVSWGEARFDLGNKHGIILENYFKTPEHFHYMLNKKSSENAEEE